The following DNA comes from Bos indicus x Bos taurus breed Angus x Brahman F1 hybrid chromosome 22, Bos_hybrid_MaternalHap_v2.0, whole genome shotgun sequence.
TTACCAGGAGGCTCCACCTCCGGCTGGTCTTCCCAAAAGTGGGATGGGGAGGCGGGTTACCAGAGCTCAAGGCCCAGAGAACAGCCGGTGGAAGACTGagtcccctcccagccccaggaggAGACCATCagttcctgcccccaaccccttctGCCCGACGACTAGCAGTCAATCATCAAGGTCTGGCCACGCCTCTCCCCTCCAGACTACTTGAGTTTAGACCGGTTCAGTTTCCAGGTCTAAGGTCTGGGACCTCCAAAACTGAGGTTCCACGCGCCTAAGTCAGTGGCCCGGATGAGGGACCCTCGATCACTGGCGGTCACCAGGCAGAGCGCCACTGAGACGGGAACTGGGGCAGGTGAGGGCGCAGGGGCTCACCTCCGGCTCCAGCTCACGGTCCGGAACGCAGTTGAGAGACAGGAGGCGGAGTTGCCGCAGCATGAAGAAGGAGCCGGTGCAGTTCCGCTCCTCCTGCCGGGGAGCAAGCACACAGGCTGTAGCAGACGGCGCCCTCGCCCAGGTCCCCCGACTCCCGAACTCCAATCCACCCGCTAGACGCCGGAGGGAGCAGCGGCCGCTGGGGACACCCGGGCAGGCTCCGTGTGCGCCCGATAGCATTAAGGACTTTCATGCAAGTTCTTACACGGGAAAGGGTCTCCATAAATTAGCGGAGAGGGAGTTATATTGTTTAAAACACTCGTGTGTACATCAAAAAGGTACCGAAGATGATACACCAACAGTTAATGTTGTCTCCTGAGTAGTGGGGTTgcagattttttgttgtttacgTCGCTTCTCTAAATTTTGTTAGTttgctataataaaatattttcctaatattAGAAAAGCagttatctgttcagttcagtccctcagtcgtgtctgactctttgcgaccccatgaaccgcagctcgccaggcctccctgttcatcaccaattcctggaatccacccaaacccatgtccatcgagtcggtgatgccatccagccatctcatcctcggtcgtccccttctcctcctgccctcaatctttcccagcatcagggtcttttcaaatgagtcagctcttcgcatcagatggccaaagtattggagtttcagctttaacatcagtccttccaatgaacacctaggcctgatctcctttaggatggactggttggatctccttgcagtccaagggactctcaagagtcttctccaacaccacagttcaaaagcctcaattcttcggtgctcagctttctttatagtccaactctcacatccatacatgaccactggaaaaaccatagccttgactagacggatctttgttggcaaagtaatgtctctgctttttaatgtgctgtctaggttggtcataactttccttccaaggagtaagcgtcttttaatttcatggctgcaatcaccatctgcagtgattttggagcccagaaaaataaagccagcagTTATCTGGGTGGATTATAAAAGCatcaacaaaaactaaaaaataatttatggttttcaactgtggtgttggagaagactcttgagagtcccttggactgcaaggagatccaaccagtccatcctaaaggagatcagtcctgaatattcattggaaggactgatgctaaagctgaaactccaatactttggccacctgatgcaaagaactaactcattggaaaagaccccaatgctgggaaagattgaaggcaagagaaggggacgacagaggatgagatggttggatggcatcactgactcatggacatgagtgtgagtaagctccaggagttggtgatggacagggaggcctggtgtgctgcagtccatggggtcgcaaagagtcagacacacctgagtgactaaattgaactgagGCGGATTATGGTCcccctttgttctttctcttttaatatttagttGCTTCTTTAGCATGTATTGCTTTTCTAATAAGGATGGGCAAATTGTAGTAAGAAAAAGCCATAAGGAAaaacccaattttttaaaaaagcttccaCAGTCAAACCTCACCTGTCTGTGGGTGGATGGAAGCAAACTCGGCCTCCGGGAAGGAGGTGAGAGAGAGGGGAGATTCCTTGTCCTGCTCATTGGGGCGGGGAGCCAGGGGATGGATGGGAGACTCACCCCGCCCTCCCTGAAAGGACACTTTCGGGGCCTTCGGCGGTACCAGAGCAGGAAGCACACAGTCTCTTTAATCCTGAAGTTGAGCGGGATCGTGGTGGAGTTCTAAAGAAGCAGGAGAAGAGTCACAGTCATCTCCCTTTTACACAGGAGAGAACaaaggcagggaggagagagatcACAGTTCCAAGTTGACAGGGCTTGCCCAAAGTCTGCACTTCCCACCTAAGACAGGCGGCTGCTTCAAACAGCCTCAGCAGAGACTGAAGGTGCGCATGGCTTCTGGAAACCAGCGGAGGCCACCACTTCATGGCTGGACCACCTTGAGGGGTCACCTCCCATCTCTGCACCTCAATCTCCTCTTCTGGGACAAAGGACCTAGAATACTTGCCTTGCATGCTCAACTGCCAGGAGAGAGGtaagggggtgggaagggggacCCTGGAAGGCCCTGCTGAGGTGCCTTCTGGTGGGACCAGTCTGGCTCCTGTCCATCCTTTGAAACAGCTCTGCTTACTCCTTCAAGTCCAGGGCCTGAGTGCAGAATGGACTCCCAGACCCCACATTCCACCCTTGGGCAAAACCCAGAATTGATCAGCTAGCCAGCTGTCAGGCTGGAGAGAGATTCCAGTCTCTGTTTTACCTTCTGAGTGGAGAAACATCATAGTAATAACAGCAGCATCTGCTGTTAACCGAGCACTTTGTGCCTGTTTGGGGCACCTGCTCCTGCCTGCTGGCCTCACAGGATGCTGTGAGGTAGGTGGTACCCACTCCCCGGGCTTGAGCCCCTGACCCTCACCAAATCAGGTGGCGGCGGGGTGCTCTCCAGCAGGCCAAAGATGCGCTGTCCTCGCCTCCCCTGGTTGAAGAACTTCAGGGCCTGGGTGACGATCTCTTCATAGCTCAGGCCACGCTGGGCCACACAGGCCACGGCTGCCAACCCTGCCACCAGTACCAGTGCCTTCCAAGCCCCTGCCATCGTCCCTTCTCGGATCCTCTGCCACTTGTGACCCCTTTAGGTGGTAATCATGCAGCCTTGCCCAAGTCCTGCTGGCGACATTCCGGGGGCTGAGGCCTTCCTGAAAGgggcttctcttttcctttgctaGGCACCCGGTGTTAGCCAACAGTCCAAAATACCAGTGACTAAGAGGCAAGGAGGATTGGGCAATAGACCTAGGAGTAAGGCAGCCCCGAGCTGGGGGCAGGAGACCGGTGCGATGCTGGGCACGTCCCTTCACTTTGGCCTCAGTGTCCATCTCTCCCCCAACCCTGTGCCACGGGGAGGCCACCTCTGGCTCTGACACTCCAGGACCCTGTGCCGTCTCTTGCCTGGTTGGTGTGGTTTGGTTCCAAAACAGCTGCCTGGGATCCATGAGTTCTCTGTGTGACCACTTCTCAGCTGAGAGCACAGACAGATGGTCTGGTTGAATGCAATCCCGCTAATAACTGGATACGTATTCCAACAAGTAGCAACAGTATTCCATGAGTAGGAATACCCCGAGTGCTCTAACCAAACTGCTCTTGAAGAGTACAGATGGTCTGTACTCTGGCTGACACCTACCAtgttgcatatatttttaaaatactgattgttgttgttttagtcgctcagtcatgtccaaggcttttgtgaccccctggactgtagcccaccaggctcctctgtccatgggattgcccaggcaagcacactggagtgggttgccattttctcctctaggggatcttgcccacccagggatcgaacacacatcccctgcgttggcaggcagattctttactgctgagccactggggaagccctaaaatacTGATTGTCAGTCCTTAAAAATCTGGATGCCTGATTTAAttcaaaaaaaatcataagatctGACAATTCATGGCTCACTAGTCCCTGTCATTGGGTTTGATGGCAGCAACCTCTCCAGGGAGAGCCTCGCTGCCCACATCCCCCAGGCCAATCCCTGCAGGGCAAAGAGGGGAGGCTGTCCCCAACAGGATCAGGGTAGGGACCCCTGGCTGTTGACACAGGCGGCCCCAGGCAGCAGCCCACAAGGGGAGCCGCAGGAGCCTCCCCCTCCTCCGAGGGCTCCCATTTTCCTCAGCTCCCTGTTACTGGGGCCAGGGTGTTGACTTGCCAACCGCCCTTGGTTCTGGGTTCCTGTTCCACAGGAGACTCAGAAACTGGGGAGGAGAGGAGCGGCTACGGTGTTCTCACTGAAGCCCGCCAgtggggaaaccaaggcacagagcagCCCACCCTTCCTCCAAAAGCTAAGGGTGGAGCTGAGAAGGACAGAGCCGGAAGTAGCGAGAGGGGGCAGAGCACAGAACAGTCTTTGGCAGACCCAACAGGTCCTCAAAGTCCTGAGTCTCATCATCAGATCCATGCAGCCGTGGCGtataatggtgaaaaattagAGACAATATAAACATGCTTCAAGAGCAGTTTGGTTAGAGCACTCGGGGTATTCCTACTCATGGAATACTGTTGCTACTTGTTGGAATACGTATCCAGTTATTAGCGGGATTGCATTCATCAAAGGTTCTTAGCTGGAGAATGAAGGTTCTGCTGCAGCTGATCTCGTGTCCGTCCCAGGAAGTGTGATAAGGCGAGACGGCAGGTGCTCACTGTAGAATCCTATGCTCTTCCTATGAAACGTCCTAATTTCTCCTCCGAGTTAAAATGCAATGAGAATCTGTGTGGTAAAAAGGAAagtgcatttttaattttcttgctcTCAAGAAAGCTTTCCCCtaactgttgggggccagagtgaggcactcggcccgtggcaaaggtcatgaggaaggaggctcgacatacgcaaaggcgggatcgagcctcaggagtccccctggaaatcctcgagcatctacccccataaccagagcctgcctactttactactttgtgctcatctacacctctgactttacggggggctgtcccccaccacctctttcggagaaggagttaacttagagctccagttaataaaaactcctgggcgtgacaagagtgttttaacctacaaactcctctgaaggttctctagccttcctgacaggcttgtccggccacatgtgattgctcacagcctcccaaccgtgagaggcatgagatgctttaaaccttctaaaaacaggttccttagaaaagttagaaacctattagtataagtataatgggggttaaaaaaaaaataaaaaataaaaaataaataaaataaaaaaaattttaaaaaaaattaaaaaattaaaaaaataaaataaaaaaataaaaataaataataaataataaaaaaataaaattaaataaaattaaaaattttaaaaattaaaaaaaataaaaaataaaataaaaaaatgagtataatgggctgattagaaattgtattggtgaagggtttttcatttgtttagccaatgtttgttgctaagtctccacatctcctgccctgatacacattaatgaatatatagaagaaataagtattaacctttgatattaatcacattggaccttaggctaagtaaaatCTTTCCTTAaataaaacccactataccctcaccctataggaatgtaactttatttgggtggtgtctgttttaagaataatcacccctggagaaataagtgtcctggttgactgaccgctgtcacaaggagagggtcataaattgtcagcaggccccctggccagaagatgatgtaacacccctaagacctctgtatacatttgtatgaagcacctgactttgataaaagtcaggactgctgaccccgtgtgacttttgcataacatctcagtgtataaaagtagaccacggaaaataaagaattgggatcagtttctcgaaatactggtctccccatgtcgcgctttctctcactctggctgagtctccatctggagcgcggaacccgccatgcttactaattatgcctgggcttctaagatccaaccggggaggcctcagtgtctcctgtccttcgggagaacggaaggacgcctgcggcctacgtaagtggtgcaaacttttgtcttgaagttttattggtctcccgcgtaaaccaagctactcagcctcttttctccactgaattttcctactgagctatccttattctattactctttatatctttaattaatatctaattgaagctattgtatcctgatcctcgccgacgccgtccccgcttcgaataccctggatcagccgaggCTTGGACCCCGGCACCTAACCTTCACACTGGCATCCTATCTCACTTTCAAGTCCTCAGGAGGACTTCCTCCCCAGGCCTTCCTACACCCCCATCTCTGCTTTCTTATTAAGACACAACTTTCTTCATAGCACTTGCTGTTGAGTAGCAACAGTggcttattgtttattttatttcccaCTTTGAGGGTAAGCTCCTTGAAAGCTGATTGTTTACCCAGAGCTAAGACGAGTATCTGGCATATAGTAGCTGCTCAGTAAATGCTGGCTGAGGGAATAAATGATTTTACCCTTGAAGGATTTTATGCATAGCTCAAAGACCAGTTCCTCGTACCCCACACATTTCCACCCAGTGTGGCTCAGCTTGATGGCAGCAAGCTTCTCTGACACTCAGAGCGTCCGGAATGGAATTTTGTTACAGCCAGGCCTCTTTTTTCTGGGTGTCTAGCTGCAGCACGTATTCCATTTCTGGTACGACAAGTTGACAAGAAGCAAGGATTCTCAGCTGGGGAGATTTTGCCCCTGGACCCCCAGGACAATTGtcaatgtctggagacagttttgaGTGACACAGCTGAGGAGAAGGCGCAACCAGCACCTACTGGATACTGCTGATCACCCCACAGTGCATAGGGCAGCCCCCCCAAGGAAGAACGGTCCAGCCCCAAATGTCGGTGCCGAGGCTGAGAAATCCTGAGACAGAGCAGCACACCTGACGAGCACATAGCAACTGGACGGATCAGTCTTAAACACACGGTGCTTGaccagagaggaaagaaatagaatgaGATCTGTAACAACCCCCCCGCCCACTTCTCTCTAGCCATGTGTATGCGTGGAAAATACATCAGAATACATCCTTGAAACTGATAAACATTTTATAACACCTCCAAGGCCCAGGTAAAAATGAATGATGGTTGAGAGGGCAGGAAATGGTATGGGAGGGAAAAAAGGCAGAGAGGGGGCTTGCACAGACCAACACAGCCCCCACTAAGGTTCGGTTCCTTTTACAGAAAAGTGTACACTGGTCAGTATCCATGACAACATCACTAGCAAGGTGCCTGAAAGGATGTTTGCTAAAATGTTAGTAATGATTACCATTGTGCTTTTCTCTTATGGAGCTGGCAAAGGATTCTGaggtttgttgggttttttttttcaactttattatttgaatttttttttttttacaataaacatctttgttttaaaaaaccacaaaaatatttttatttttaaaaattattcattttgattggaggctaattacattacaatattgtagtgggaaaacaacaaaaatattgttaaaatactcATATGGAGTCTATGTTTTATTCCATATCTGcaactgttattttttaaagatgaatggAGCTCTTTTTATTGAGATgaaattcacatatcataaaatgtGCCCTTTCAAAGTGTACAACTTATAACATTTTCATCCTCCTAAAAATAAACCATGTGCCAGTTAGCAGTCACTCCCTGTTTTCCCTTCCCCTTTGCCCCTGGCAGCCAATAATCTTCCTTCTGTCTTTATGGGTTTCCTTTActggaacatttcatgtaattgaaatcataaaatatgtggtcttttgtatctggctttgTTTACTTAGCATCAtggtttcaaggttcatccatgttgtagattaattcctttttatgactaagatTTCATCATATGGATAAACCACATTTGTTGATCCATTCATCAGTTtatagacatttggattgtttccacatttttgcttttgtgaatCATGCTACTATGAATATTCACATACTAGTTTTctatgtggacatatgttttcagttaCCTTGGGCCTATACttaggaatggaatttctgggtcatatggcaactctgtttaATTTTGTGACGATTTATCAAAGTGTTTTCTGAAGAGCCTGTACTGGTTTACACTCTCACCAGCAGTCTGTGGTATCCCACGTCTTGCCAACAATTATTATTGTCTCTCTTCTTACAGCCATCCTagtggtgtgaagtgatatttcattatggttttcatttgtatttccctaagaGCTAATGACATTGAATATCTCTTCGTGTctgtttatatatcttctttggagaaatgtctctgcaAATCCTTTGTacaatttttaattgggttgcttGTCCTTATATTGTGGAGTTGTTcacataatgtttttaaaattaaaatgttttagatTTCCATTGGAGGGAAAAATACCTCCAGTAAAACCAAGGCTTTAGATGTGTAGAATATTTCTTCAGGGACTTTGCAGACCCCCATCCCACGGCTCCCCATCAGCCTGAGAGGCTCCGGTTGTCCCCAGTCCTAATCAGTGAGGCTGATGAGGCCTGGAGAAGTTAGTAAGCATGCCCAAGTTACACAGTTGAGTCCTGTGTAGAACGATGGGGAACTGGGAAGTTTTACCTTGAGGAGAGGGCTGACAGGGTGACTTTGATTCCCTGCTCTGTCTCTGAAAGGCTGCCACGAACAAGAGGACCAGACTGTTTTTGTGGACTCAGAGGACAGAGACAGAACCAAAGGTTGGATTCCCAGGAGGAGACATGCCAACAAGAAAGGTCTCAAATCCAAGACAGGTCCCCTTGACAAAAGCTGGAGTGTGGCGTGGTGGAGGAGGCCTGGGAGACGTTGAACTGAGTCTGGAAGACCACTTGGCAGGGAAATTGTAGGAGACTTGAAGGGTCATTTGACACCTGGCTTCTCCAGCATCCATTTCCCCTACCCCTTCTTCCTGCCAGTCAGGCCCAGTTCCCCTTAGAGGATCTGCATGGTTCTGGGAGAGTAAAACTCAACTTGGTCCATGTCGAGAGAACCTGTCATCTCTCCACCACGACTGGTGATTGATTCAGGGTGTGCATGTGATTAAGCTGCCCCACTTAGAATGCATCTCTGAACTTTCGGTGGGAATACTAGGCACTTGCCCTCCTCCTGGAAATAAACaaggaagagacaaagaaaacatctTGGGATGTGAGGTAGGCCCCTAAGGATGAGGTCAGCACCacagaagacagagagaaaaacagcTCCTTATGACATCACTGAGCTGCTGGGTCACACCTGGCCTGAAGGTGGAGGGCCTCTGGATGTTACCTTTTAAGCTACTTTGAATGGgcttttctgttacttgcaacaTGTTACAACAAATTTAGGGTTCAAACATCCAGTATAGAGGCATAAGGACAGTAGCCTTTATAATCCCATCAAATCGTAAGACTGACATGTCCAGAGGTTTGAGGTTGGATGGCATAGTCAGAGCTGGGAACTCAGGTTGGGGGCtcttcagtggggaaaaaaaattgggatttttttttttttgacaggtaGACTTTACAGAGTATGAGTTCAAAAGGTCACACTCTGTGATAGCCACATAAAAATCCTTCAATAATTTGTGCTCAATAATTGACCTAGAGCAATGCAGAATACAGCTGTCTGAGCCCTGCCTCAGCTTCAGGATTCCATAGATCTGGGTTCA
Coding sequences within:
- the LOC113880943 gene encoding 15 kDa protein B-like, which codes for MAGAWKALVLVAGLAAVACVAQRGLSYEEIVTQALKFFNQGRRGQRIFGLLESTPPPPDLNSTTIPLNFRIKETVCFLLWYRRRPRKCPFREGGEERNCTGSFFMLRQLRLLSLNCVPDRELEPEPRRRERRSAGSAGEDPPELDSSNLPPAVRDMYERAKYDIISNILRNF